In Salvia miltiorrhiza cultivar Shanhuang (shh) chromosome 4, IMPLAD_Smil_shh, whole genome shotgun sequence, the DNA window ACAATCTACATATAGTCAATTGCTCCAACAAGACAAATCTCACACCTTTTTCCTCAAACAAAATTAAAGCAAGCCAAACACAAAAACGAGATCATCACCACCAAAACCCCAAAAGGAGCTCTCATAGGGCCTGCTCCGGAAGGGCGGGGAGAGGAGGCTGCAGGGGGTGGAGATGAGGCGGCTGAGACTCCCTCCTTGGCGCATGCGTAGTTGCACCGACCAGGACGGACAACACGGTACACGCCACTCTGTGTAAGGAGGTAGACATCCCTGCTGTTGTCCTCACCAAACGAGAAGATGTAGCTCAATGCAGGAAGCGAGCTCCCGGGAGTCTCCGTGCAGCTCAGAGGCGAGTCAGTTGCACAGCTGAAGGAGATGTTGCTGCTCGTGAACTTCCCACTGTTGACGGGGCTCTCCGTGCCTGCCCATATAGCCCCTGCATAGAGATCTGCAAACAAGTACCTGCACAAGATGGCTAGATCAGCAGAAATCCTGAAGCAGCAACTGTTATAGGTTTTGTGGCATGAGTTACTCACCTTCCCTGCATACAAGGATCGGTCGTGGCTCTGTAGAAGTAACCACCGGTGATGGATGCTGAGCCCTCATTCGTGTTTACATCGGAGTGGTTGTACCCCATCACAGGGAAGATTGTTGAGCCTAGTGAGGCATTTGCAATGGGCGATTGGGAAGAGTTGAACTTGTACGGGCCCTCATAGGCGCGCCACCCGTAGTTTCCACCCTTGGTGATCAAGTCCACTTCCTCGTAAACATCCTGTTCCAACAATTGAAGAAGCTCTTTTTACGCTTATCATGTGAGTTATATGCACGACTATTAATTCTTGGAATTTATTTAGGAATTGGGAGCTGATGAGCAGAATGCAGTACCTGTCCTACATCTGCACAGGCGAAATACGAAGGCCTAGCAGAATCGAAGCTGCAGCGCCACGGATTTCTTAGTCCAAGTGCCCATatttctttctgtagctctttgTCTAGTGTGTATGGATTGTCTTTGGGAATGGAATAGTTGCCCCAGAGACCAAGTTGGCTAGCTTCCGTTCCACCTGCAACGATTATCGTGAATATGAGacacacagagagagagagaggcaaggATATTGAACCAAATGCAGAGCTCATTAACAATATAGGCAGCAAATAAGAGTGTTTACATACAGCCTCATATTCACAAACTCACTTGGTATGGTATCAACATCAAACCTCATGATCTTGCCAAGTAGAGATTTCTTGTTCTGGGCAAAATTGTAGGGATCGCCACCTGTGCCGCCACCATCTCCCATCATGAAGTAGAGATGGCCATCTTCGGGTCCGAAGAGGATCTGCCCCGCGTGGTGAGATGTAAAGGGAAGCCCCATGGTGAAGATCCTCCGCACTTCCGAAGGGTTAGCACTCGTTGCCTGATCACAGAAGATACAATCACATTTCATTGATGCTAAAAAAGAAACAAAGTCAAGACCTTCTGTCAAAATTACCAACGAAGGCTGTGATGCAGTTCCATTAGCAGTGTACTCTGCTATCACACTCTGAAACTGGCAAGGATTGGCACCGTTTTCCGGAGTTAATTTTGATGGATCGCACTTCACATCCGAGTTGCACGCGCATCTCCCAGCACAGTCTGGCCACTTGGCCTTGTCACAGTTGAACGAGGCGAAGAAGCGCCCGTTTTCTGTGAATTTGGGATGAAATGCAATTCCCAACAGTCCAAACTCAGTATCAAAATGGACTTCATCGGTTAGGTCTAGAAAAGGAGCAGCTTCATCAAGCTCCAGTACCCCTCCGGAGCCCTGGTTAGGTATGGTTGCCAACCAGATCTTGCCTTGCTGGTTTGAGAAGAAGGCACGGTTTGAGCCATCGGGGTGGCCAACCATGTTGAGGTAGGTTCCATTCCCGATTTTCTCAAGGCATAGCCCACTTGGAGGGGTGGCAGCACCGGTGTCGTTGAGGGTGACAGGCGTGCCATCAAAGCACGCTAGCCCATCATCAGATGCTCCACCAAGAGCGCTGCAGAAGTCTGCTTGAGACTGCCAGAGAtcggccagcttgcttgaattTGAGGCCGTTGGAGCTCCAGCTCGGCCTTGTAGTGAAGCCGCGAAGGGTGAGTGCTGGATGGAGACGTTCTGGCACGTGTTCCATGCTTGCGAACAGAAGTTGGACGAAGCTTGGTTCGACTGTGTTGAGTTTGGTGAGACTGTGGAGTTGCACAGCACGGGAACTTGTCGGGGTACAGAATCGACTCTGAATAGCTCAGCTGAGAACTGATCACACCTCTGTAGATAAGCAGCAAAGGGAATGACCAACAAACTTAGACAAGGCTACAAATGAATAATCACATCAACTTAAAGACTTATTAGCAAACATAAGTTCATTTGTCTGAAGATGGTTTTCAAATGTGGaaaatttcattcttcaatTGGCGGCAATGCATttatggcataactatgaagtAGAGTAACACAGCAAGATTATA includes these proteins:
- the LOC131021249 gene encoding HIPL1 protein, encoding MGRNQFVRIIQLFILLQFLDFCLALPLCTDSRAPFSPNSSLQFCPYNGTVCCNASDDLLLKKQFASMNISDPACASLVKSIICARCDQFSAELFRVDSVPRQVPVLCNSTVSPNSTQSNQASSNFCSQAWNTCQNVSIQHSPFAASLQGRAGAPTASNSSKLADLWQSQADFCSALGGASDDGLACFDGTPVTLNDTGAATPPSGLCLEKIGNGTYLNMVGHPDGSNRAFFSNQQGKIWLATIPNQGSGGVLELDEAAPFLDLTDEVHFDTEFGLLGIAFHPKFTENGRFFASFNCDKAKWPDCAGRCACNSDVKCDPSKLTPENGANPCQFQSVIAEYTANGTASQPSLATSANPSEVRRIFTMGLPFTSHHAGQILFGPEDGHLYFMMGDGGGTGGDPYNFAQNKKSLLGKIMRFDVDTIPSGTEASQLGLWGNYSIPKDNPYTLDKELQKEIWALGLRNPWRCSFDSARPSYFACADVGQDVYEEVDLITKGGNYGWRAYEGPYKFNSSQSPIANASLGSTIFPVMGYNHSDVNTNEGSASITGGYFYRATTDPCMQGRYLFADLYAGAIWAGTESPVNSGKFTSSNISFSCATDSPLSCTETPGSSLPALSYIFSFGEDNSRDVYLLTQSGVYRVVRPGRCNYACAKEGVSAASSPPPAASSPRPSGAGPMRAPFGVLVVMISFLCLACFNFV